GCGCTGATGGATCGGCTGAAGAAATCCGTCGCCCCGACGGACATGGTGGAACGCTATAGCGCCGTCATCGAATCGGTGAGCGGAAGCCCGCTGACCAGCGGAAACAAAGTCACCCTGCTCATCGATGGTGAGGCGACCTATGCCGCCATGTTCAAAGCGATGGAGAACGCCAGGGACCATATCAACCTTGAAACCTTCATCATGGAGGACGATGAGACGGGTCGCAGATTTTCCGATCTATTGTTGAAAAAGCAGGCGGAAGGAGTCCAGGTAAACATCATTTATGACAGCCGGGGCAGCTTCGGTACTCCCGCTCCGTTTTTTAAACGCCTGAGCGACGCGGGGATTCAGGTCGTAGCCTTCAACCCGATCAACCCACTGAAGGCCCACAAATTCAAATTCTGGAAACTGGCACCGGATCACCGCAAGATTCTGATCGTCGACGGCAAAACCGCTTTTACGGGAGGCGTCAACATCAGCGCGGTGTATTCGAACCCGCCTTCCGGGGAGAGCCAAAGTTCCGGGGGGAAACAGGACAATGTGGCAGAGATGCCCTGGCGTGACACGGATGTTCAGGTGGAAGGCCCTGCCGTGGCTGAATTCCAGAAACTGTTTCTCGACACGTGGCAGCGACAGAAGGGCCCGGAACTTTCGAAGGGGAACTACTTCCCGGAGCTGAAAGCAGCCGGAAAAGTCTTGGTGAGAGTGGTCGGCAGTTCCCCGGGAGAGACCAACAGGCTCACGTATATTCTGTATGTTTCCGCCATCACGTTTTCGGAAAATTCGCTCCATCTGACGAATGCATATTTCGTCCCCGACGACGATACGGTGAACGCTCTCATCGCGGCTGCCAGGCGTGGGGTTGACGTTAGGATTGTCCTTCCCGGAACCACCGATTCTTCCATGACCTTGAATGCCGGGCGGTATTTTTATTCCAGGCTTTTAAAAGCGGGGGTGAAGTTATACAAGCGCCGCGGTGTGATGCTGCATGCGAAAACCGCGGTCATTGACAACGTCTGGTCGACCGTCGGTTCCACCAATATGGACTTCTGGAGTTTTTCAACCAATGACGAGGTGAACGCGGTGATTTTGAACAAGGAATTCGCCGCTGAAATGGAGAAGATGTTTGCCGAGGATATTGCGGAATCCGACGAGATCCGGCTGGAAGATTGGAAGAAAAGACCTGTATTCAACAGGTTGAAAGAGTGGTTTGCGCATCAATTTCGGCGTTGGTTGTAATCGATCGTCGACCAATGTTGAATAGGCATCTTTTCCGGAGATTGTCCGGGGTCGTCCCCCTGATCGTATGCGTGGCGATCCTTGGCGGCGAAGTTTCGAGCCGCGCCGATACCTTGCCGCAGCCTCCCTGCGGAGGCGCACCCTTTCCTCCCTATCCCGACCTGGAAAATTCACCTGCCGTCAGGGCCTGGGACCGCACCGAATCGAGTCGCAACTGGATACCGCCGGCCTGCACCGGGTGGACGGATTCGGGCTTCACGATATTGGTGGCGGT
The Candidatus Deferrimicrobium sp. genome window above contains:
- a CDS encoding phospholipase D-like domain-containing protein, giving the protein MNRTTIKPILFCFLSVAMLSLGGGCATLPKVSDAIDNASIQEPPQILSSKGLLSPEKSKALMDRLKKSVAPTDMVERYSAVIESVSGSPLTSGNKVTLLIDGEATYAAMFKAMENARDHINLETFIMEDDETGRRFSDLLLKKQAEGVQVNIIYDSRGSFGTPAPFFKRLSDAGIQVVAFNPINPLKAHKFKFWKLAPDHRKILIVDGKTAFTGGVNISAVYSNPPSGESQSSGGKQDNVAEMPWRDTDVQVEGPAVAEFQKLFLDTWQRQKGPELSKGNYFPELKAAGKVLVRVVGSSPGETNRLTYILYVSAITFSENSLHLTNAYFVPDDDTVNALIAAARRGVDVRIVLPGTTDSSMTLNAGRYFYSRLLKAGVKLYKRRGVMLHAKTAVIDNVWSTVGSTNMDFWSFSTNDEVNAVILNKEFAAEMEKMFAEDIAESDEIRLEDWKKRPVFNRLKEWFAHQFRRWL